Proteins encoded in a region of the Anoxybacillus amylolyticus genome:
- the sdhA gene encoding succinate dehydrogenase flavoprotein subunit — MKKGKIIVVGGGLAGLMATIKIAEAGVPVELFSLVPVKRSHSVCAQGGINGAVNTKGEGDSPWEHFDDTVYGGDFLANQPPVKAMCEAAPGIIYLLDRMGVMFNRTPEGLLDFRRFGGTQHHRTAFAGATTGQQLLYALDEQVRRHEVAGLVTKYEGWEFLGAVLDDEQICRGIVAQNLTTMEIKSFPADAVIMATGGPGIIFGKSTNSIINTGSAASIVYQQGAYYANGEFIQIHPTAIPGDDKLRLMSESARGEGGRVWTYKDGKPWYFLEEKYPAYGNLVPRDIATREIFHVCVDLKLGINGENMVYLDLSHKDPKELDIKLGGIIEIYEKFMGEDPRKVPMKIFPAVHYSMGGLWVDYDQMTNIKGLFAAGECDYSMHGANRLGANSLLSAIYGGMVAGPKAVEYMKGLEKSADAMPSSLYDRYRKQEEERWENILSMDGTENAYVLHKELGEWMTDNVTIVRYNDKLLKTDEKIQELMERYKNISITDTAKWSNQGASFTRQLYNMLQLARVITLGAYNRNESRGAHYKPEFPERNDEEWLKTTMARFTPDGPAFHYEDVDTSLIKPRKRDYSKKKEEVKS; from the coding sequence ATGAAAAAAGGAAAAATCATAGTAGTTGGCGGTGGTCTTGCCGGATTGATGGCAACCATTAAAATCGCCGAAGCAGGTGTGCCAGTCGAGCTGTTTTCGCTTGTGCCAGTAAAGCGGTCTCACTCTGTTTGCGCTCAAGGTGGGATTAACGGTGCGGTGAATACGAAAGGGGAAGGCGATTCTCCGTGGGAACATTTTGATGATACCGTATACGGCGGCGACTTTTTAGCAAACCAGCCACCGGTAAAGGCGATGTGTGAAGCAGCCCCAGGCATTATTTATTTGCTTGATCGGATGGGCGTTATGTTCAACCGCACGCCGGAAGGATTGTTAGACTTCCGCCGGTTCGGTGGGACGCAACATCACCGGACGGCGTTCGCGGGCGCAACGACGGGACAACAGCTTCTTTACGCATTGGACGAGCAAGTTCGCCGTCATGAAGTGGCAGGATTAGTGACGAAATATGAAGGATGGGAGTTTTTAGGCGCGGTATTGGACGATGAACAAATTTGCCGCGGAATCGTTGCGCAAAACTTAACGACGATGGAAATTAAGTCGTTCCCAGCAGATGCCGTCATCATGGCAACAGGCGGACCAGGGATTATTTTTGGAAAATCGACAAACTCCATCATTAACACAGGTTCTGCAGCATCGATTGTATACCAACAAGGTGCGTATTATGCGAACGGCGAGTTTATTCAAATTCACCCAACAGCGATTCCAGGGGACGACAAATTACGTCTCATGAGTGAATCAGCGCGTGGGGAAGGCGGACGTGTCTGGACATATAAAGACGGAAAACCGTGGTATTTCTTAGAAGAGAAATATCCAGCTTACGGAAACCTTGTGCCGCGTGATATTGCGACACGGGAAATTTTCCACGTGTGCGTTGACTTAAAGCTCGGCATTAACGGCGAAAACATGGTATACCTTGACCTTTCGCATAAAGATCCGAAAGAATTGGACATTAAATTAGGCGGAATCATTGAAATTTATGAAAAATTTATGGGCGAAGACCCACGCAAAGTACCAATGAAAATTTTCCCTGCCGTTCACTACTCAATGGGCGGTCTATGGGTCGATTACGATCAAATGACGAATATTAAAGGACTGTTCGCAGCAGGGGAATGCGACTATTCGATGCACGGTGCGAACCGATTAGGAGCAAACTCTCTTCTATCTGCCATTTATGGTGGCATGGTCGCAGGTCCGAAAGCGGTAGAATACATGAAAGGATTAGAAAAATCAGCAGATGCAATGCCTTCTTCATTGTACGATCGCTACCGCAAACAAGAAGAAGAGCGCTGGGAAAACATTTTATCGATGGACGGAACAGAGAATGCTTACGTGCTTCATAAAGAGCTTGGCGAATGGATGACCGACAACGTCACCATCGTTCGTTATAACGATAAACTGTTAAAAACAGACGAGAAGATCCAAGAGTTGATGGAGCGCTATAAAAACATTAGCATTACTGATACTGCGAAATGGAGCAACCAAGGAGCGTCGTTCACTCGTCAACTATACAACATGCTTCAATTGGCGCGTGTCATTACGCTTGGCGCTTACAACCGGAACGAAAGCCGCGGCGCTCACTATAAGCCGGAATTCCCAGAGCGCAACGACGAAGAGTGGCTCAAAACAACGATGGCTCGTTTCACTCCGGACGGTCCAGCGTTCCATTACGAAGATGTCGATACGTCGTTAATTAAACCGCGCAAACGCGACTATTCGAAAAAGAAAGAGGAAGTGAAATCATGA